The window GCGGAAGGAATTGAAATCGAGCTCTTCGGCAAGAAACTGCTTCTGCCGCGCGGCCCGGCCTGGCTGAGCGCCCACACCGGCGCAGCCCTTGTCCCGGCTTTTGTTTTGAGACAGGACTCAGGCGGCTTCTGTATTCAAGTGCACCCGGAGATAGCCCCGCCCAAATCAGACGCGGATGGGGAAGTGCGGCGGGTCATTCAGGATTACGCCAGTGTCTTGGAAAAGGTCGTGCGCCAGGATCCTGCACAGTGGTGTATCTTTCACCGCTTCTGGGAGTAACGAATGAACGCTGGGGTGTTGATTCCCGCTTACAATGAAGGCCGGCACATCGGGGACTTGGTCGCGCGTGTTCAAGCGACCGGATATCCCGCGCTTGTCATTGATGACGGTTCCAAGGATGACACAGCAAAGGCCGCGCGACATGCCGGGGCTGAGGTCATAATCCTTGATTCCAACCAAGGGAAAGGAGCGGCCATCCAAGTCGGGTTTGATTGGGCTTTGGAGCGCAATTTCGAGGCTGCCCTGATTTTGGACGGGGATGGGCAGCATGACCCCGCAGAAATTGGACGTTTTATCGAGGCAGCACAAGAAGAGCAGGTGCAGCTCGTTTTGGGCAACAGACTGGCAAATCCCGCAGGCATGCCTTTGATCCGCCTGTGGACCAACCGGTTCATGTCCTGGGTGCTCTCCCGCATGTGCGGGCAGAATCTGCCGGACAGCCAGTGCGGGTACCGTCTTGTCAAACGCAAGGTCCTGGAGAAGATCCGCCTGAACTACCTCCGCTATGATTCAGACTCCGAGCTCCTGATGCGAATAGCCCGCAAGGGCTGGATCATTGCCTCGGTCCCGGTAAGGAGCATTTACGCCGGCTCCAAGAGTGAAATCAATCCAGTGATAGATACCTTACGCTGGTTCCGCCTGTTGTGGCGGCTCAGCAGAACCCCGTAAAGGCCGGATCCAATGGGCATCAATGAGCTTTACCAAGCCCTGGTTGCACGAGGCCTTGAGGGTCTGGGAGCAGTCTTTCTCCTGGCAGCAATGCCCATCAGCGAGCTGCGCGGCTCCATTCCCTGCGGAATTCTGGCCTTCCATCAATCCGCAAGCTCCGTTTTCTGGGTCTCGATTGCCGGGAATCTTCTGCCGGTTTTGCCCCTGCTCTGGCTCCTGGAGCCCGTCTGCAACAGGCTTTCACGCTACAAACTGGGCCGGCGCTGGGTAGACTGGCTCTATGACCGCACAGACCGCCGGGCTGAAATGGTCCGGAAGTACGAAGTCCTGGGCCTGATACTCCTTGTGGCGATTCCCTTGCCCATGACCGGGGCCTACACAGGCGCGGTGGCGGCTTCTCTGTTCCGCATCCGGAAAGGGGTTGCCTTTTGGGCCATCACCGCAGGAGTCTTTATTGCCGGCGGGATTGTGCTGGCCCTGACTCTGCTCGGCAGATGGGGGCTTTCATGATCCAGGGACGGATTTTCGGGCTGACGCTCACCGTATCCCTGTTGGCCCATGTGCTGCTTCTTTATGGATCCCCGGACTTTCTTAACGGGCACGTGCCGCTGCTCAAACCCCTGCAGGTCAGCTACACGCCGATCCTGACCGAAG of the Candidatus Omnitrophota bacterium genome contains:
- a CDS encoding glycosyltransferase family 2 protein, which encodes MNAGVLIPAYNEGRHIGDLVARVQATGYPALVIDDGSKDDTAKAARHAGAEVIILDSNQGKGAAIQVGFDWALERNFEAALILDGDGQHDPAEIGRFIEAAQEEQVQLVLGNRLANPAGMPLIRLWTNRFMSWVLSRMCGQNLPDSQCGYRLVKRKVLEKIRLNYLRYDSDSELLMRIARKGWIIASVPVRSIYAGSKSEINPVIDTLRWFRLLWRLSRTP
- a CDS encoding small multi-drug export protein, producing the protein MGINELYQALVARGLEGLGAVFLLAAMPISELRGSIPCGILAFHQSASSVFWVSIAGNLLPVLPLLWLLEPVCNRLSRYKLGRRWVDWLYDRTDRRAEMVRKYEVLGLILLVAIPLPMTGAYTGAVAASLFRIRKGVAFWAITAGVFIAGGIVLALTLLGRWGLS